Below is a genomic region from Medicago truncatula cultivar Jemalong A17 chromosome 3, MtrunA17r5.0-ANR, whole genome shotgun sequence.
TCCCTTCTTCTAGCAATGTCTTATGCTCTTCCTTGAAAACTTGCCAAGCTGTTTTACCATCGTTGTTCTTAACGTCTTTATGGAGAGGGTGGTCCAATTTCTCTACTTCCTGTTCAGCAACAGACCAGAAAATAAGCTGACAGGCGCAAGCCAAAAAAATGCACAACAGTTGCTGACAAAACACAGCAAAACAGGTGCCTAATAGACCAGAAAAATCGACACACCAGGTAAACCTATTACAGCAGAAAAAACCTTATAGCAGCAGCACACACGATctttttgagtttttatttaAGATTGTGATCACATTGTTGCCAATGAGAGTCTAATTGTTCTGTTGAGTGGTGAAATATTATTTATAGTATATCATTTAATGGTCACGTATACAAATTTGTACACAAATGAACTAAGAATGAAATTTTTCCTACCATGTAAGCGttttttaaagataaagattaaataacttaaaaattacaaagaatgtGCTTAtgagattaaattaaacaaacctTAAACCAATGTAACTCTCTTTTCATTTGAAATGCAGCACATGCAATTGATTCAGCTTGAGAAGCAACCCTTGCTGCCAGATGTGATGTAGTGTTATTTGATTCATCTAATGCCAACACTAAGAGGTTGCAAATTATTGGCATCTCGCGTAGAAGATTAAAAACTTTTTCTTGCCTATTCTTGATAGCAATTTGAACCACATACCCTTCATTTGGAATGTGAGTCCAAACCAAATCaggaaaaaagagaaaacaagtCTTTAAAATCTCAACTATGCCAGATgatgttgcattgaaaataaTATCTGGACTCACAAAAGATTGCCAGAATTGATAGTCATTCAAAGTTGAAGCTTGTGAGAAAACAAGTTCAACCAATCTCACAGCAGATACATGTCTCAACTTTGTATCTCTAACTAGCTTTAGGCTCGGAACTGCAAATGAAGTTGTCTATTTTATATAGAAAagtttaaaaagaaacaaaggtTAAGAGAATGATACATCTAGAAAATATCTGGATATGAGCTTTCCTAAAAGAATAACATACCAAGAGTTTGAAGTGCATTCCATAATTTATTCCTAAAATAAGCCTGCTTGGATGGTAAATATTCAAGTTCCACAGGAACACCTTATAGAGTTTAAGAGATGTTAAATTTTTGTAAAGCAGAAGAGTATTACAATCAAATATTTTGTATCACAAAAGAATTATGCCTAAAAATAGTACTTACAATAGTAAATGCATCTTTTCCAAAACCGAACCTTGTGTCCACTTAGAAAATGTGAAGGCAATTTTGACAGAACATTAAGTATAATGCTTCCATTTGAATCAGAAATGGTGGCCAAGTTAGGGTAGCGCTGCAGAAGATGCATGGTGATATCTGTTCATGGaagatttataaataataaaaacatatgAGCAATAGTGTGCTTACATGCTTGGTTATTAAAGCAGCACAATAATTctattaagaaaaaagaaacaagtacaTTTTGAAACTTTGAATGCTTTAGCGGTATTAACATATACTTCTCCCGCTCCTTATAATAAGGAACAATTcgctttttaggttcattgaataactgatACATCTAGCTTGCCATATACCCTCCGATTTCTAGGGAAATGAGACGCTGTAATCTGGAGTTTGGCCATGAGGTTAGTATAGTCTGGCCAAGAATTGTTCCACACGGGAATCAAACTCGGGTTCTCCCAATCGATTTATCATTAGGTGGAGCTCATTAACCACGTGAGCTCAATTGTTTGGTTTTAATCTGGCTTTCTAATGCAACTAGATATATAAAATAGTCATAAAGCTAAAGCATTAAACTATAAATAGTCATACGCTAGTGTCTATCACACTAGCTATTCACATGCATAACTATGAAgcaactaaaattataaactgATGAAGTCATTCTATTTCATGAATCAGGACTGAAAAGATTTGCAGCATTTAAATTACCATAAAATCCGGCATGAATAAGCAAAGCAACAAGTTGACTAGCAGAGGAACCAGAGAATGGTCTGCCAGGTCCATCATCTGTAGTATTCATAAAAAGATATCGAACCATGTCTTTACATCTTGTAGAAGTGACACTATAGATGAGTGGTGTGAATCCTTTAAAATCAGTAACTTGTGTAAGAGAAGGATTTTTAGCCACCAATGCTTTTGCAGCCTTAACGCTTTCGCCCATTGCAACATAGTGATTTTGTTTGTACTAATCCATAGTAGGtttatgaaagaaagaaaaaagaaaaaaataaagatcttACCAAATTCAGTGACAGCAGCCTTGACGTGTTCAAAAGGCATCAGTAGTGGACTTGATTCTGCAGATGTCATTTCTATTTATATAGGAAGCTTAAAAGTTAAGGATAACATGTACAATCACACTCACATGGTTATTTCTGATTGATATAATATAAGATGTGAGAATGAGAAGAATTCATTTGAACAATTGGATAAGAATTTACGGCGAGTTTAAATGGCTTCATCGTGTACCTCTTTCTGCCATTCGTACCAAATAGCAATGTGTGGAGTAAGAAAGGGAGCTGATTATTGGAAGGCTACAACTACAAGAGGTGATTATTTGCATCCTCCATCTAAAATGtttcaatagaaaataaaaggaatttGTGAATTATTTCCTAAGAAAACTGATCGATAATGAGGGGATACAAGTTGACTTCATGATCGAGTGGAGAAGTTAATGGTGGAGTTGACTTCATAAGGGATCAAATTTTTAAGGTGGTGTTTGTTTCAACACATAATTCCGGGAATAATTTTACGGAAAATATTACATGGACATCATTTATTTacatacacccttgtacacctCATATATTTggaagagagaagatgagatgaaagagaaagtgtgcttgtaTGGGGTCttacgtgtcagatttttgtgtgggggTGTCCAGGAatgtattgccacctaaggatgtatatgtatcattactctaatTTTACTCGATTATAAGGATTGGAATTTTATTTACGGGTTTACCGAGAAAATAAGTCCTAGACTTGTCACCCGTGCGAcagcacgggtcatatacaatGTAAATGCAGCCAAGAAAAGCAAAAATATATCGGATAGTTCCAACTTAATATTCAAATGTCATATCTTTAAATTCAAtagtaattgaagttttttgtGTATACACATTTCGGAAAATTCCTTTAAACGCTGCATTCGAAGTATTATCAATGCAAACACCATCTTCATCTATTAGCAAGATTTTAAGTCTGTTTCTTGAGGTAATCGTTGATGTTGCTACATAAAGTTGACCATGcttaacagcttctcatttgaagttgtttttaaatattttttagatcagatttttttttttaagttgtagCAAACAGATGTAATACTCTTAAAggtgattattttaaaaaaaatgatttttttttcttgaaaaagcTATATCAAAGAGGCTCTAAATGGTGACATTTTTTTAGAAGAGGTTAAATGAGGACattatataagttatttttagatATTTTCTAGATTctggtttttttaaaaagttatagCAAACAGATGCAATACTCttaaaagtaattattttaaaaaaataataatttttttttcttgaaaaatccATATCAAACGGGCTCTAAATGGTGTCATTTTTTTGGAGAGGTTAAATGAggacattatatttttttattgttgactgacataatgttttattaaataattatactAAGCTTAATCAATATTTCACctagttccttcaaaaaaattatttcacctAGTTCTtcccctaaaaaatatatatttcacctacttcttgtttctttttccgttgtttctttcttttcttgacAAATAGTTAAGCAAGTTGATGATGGAAAAATTACAGAGAGAAGTTcaaacttctctcttctccgTCTTCCACCTACAAACAACAACTGTCTTCCTACATCACCGTCCTCTCCTCCCCTTCACATCCAAACAACAACCACATCGATGTAGATGCTTGCTGTGGTGGTGCGATGCCTTTCATGGCCGCatcacgggtttgtaactagtatcatattaaaacaaaaacaaaatgtgaCACTAACTGTTGTGTGGACTTTCGTTTAACAAATGTCGATGTTGTTGGAAAACGATGAGCAAAGTTACAAACAGAAAATATGCAGgcataaaatttgaaagaatttttccGGTTGTTGGTAAACAATTGAAggaaattctttaaattaaaacaaaagttaTGTATTTACAATGACtaaatatttaactaataaaCTACAAATATTCTACTAAAATCTCACCTACAAGTTTTCTCGAGTAATCAAGCTAagtctaaaataaaaagatttatcTCCTTGGAAAGTAACAT
It encodes:
- the LOC11425261 gene encoding uncharacterized protein isoform X2; this translates as MGESVKAAKALVAKNPSLTQVTDFKGFTPLIYSVTSTRCKDMVRYLFMNTTDDGPGRPFSGSSASQLVALLIHAGFYDITMHLLQRYPNLATISDSNGSIILNVLSKLPSHFLSGHKVRFWKRCIYYCVPVELEYLPSKQAYFRNKLWNALQTLVPSLKLVRDTKLRHVSAVRLVELVFSQASTLNDYQFWQSFVSPDIIFNATSSGIVEILKTCFLFFPDLVWTHIPNEGYVVQIAIKNRQEKVFNLLREMPIICNLLVLALDESNNTTSHLAARVASQAESIACAAFQMKRELHWFKEVEKLDHPLHKDVKNNDGKTAWQVFKEEHKTLLEEGKNWMKDTSNSCMLVATLIATITFAAAITVPGGNNQDKGIPIFLSDKTFMLFIVSDALALFSSMVSLLMFLSIIHGRYAKEDFVVALPKRLILGMAALFFAVGTTMIAFGAALSMLLEKRLVWAPIPIALLACVPVTLFAKLQFPNLFTKIIDMMIDGSK
- the LOC11425261 gene encoding uncharacterized protein isoform X1; this translates as MQIITSCSCSLPIISSLSYSTHCYLVRMAERESSPLLMPFEHVKAAVTEFGFTPLIYSVTSTRCKDMVRYLFMNTTDDGPGRPFSGSSASQLVALLIHAGFYDITMHLLQRYPNLATISDSNGSIILNVLSKLPSHFLSGHKVRFWKRCIYYCVPVELEYLPSKQAYFRNKLWNALQTLVPSLKLVRDTKLRHVSAVRLVELVFSQASTLNDYQFWQSFVSPDIIFNATSSGIVEILKTCFLFFPDLVWTHIPNEGYVVQIAIKNRQEKVFNLLREMPIICNLLVLALDESNNTTSHLAARVASQAESIACAAFQMKRELHWFKEVEKLDHPLHKDVKNNDGKTAWQVFKEEHKTLLEEGKNWMKDTSNSCMLVATLIATITFAAAITVPGGNNQDKGIPIFLSDKTFMLFIVSDALALFSSMVSLLMFLSIIHGRYAKEDFVVALPKRLILGMAALFFAVGTTMIAFGAALSMLLEKRLVWAPIPIALLACVPVTLFAKLQFPNLFTKIIDMMIDGSK
- the LOC11425261 gene encoding uncharacterized protein isoform X3; protein product: MQIITSCSCSLPIISSLSYSTHCYLVRMAERESSPLLMPFEHVKAAVTEFDDGPGRPFSGSSASQLVALLIHAGFYDITMHLLQRYPNLATISDSNGSIILNVLSKLPSHFLSGHKVRFWKRCIYYCVPVELEYLPSKQAYFRNKLWNALQTLVPSLKLVRDTKLRHVSAVRLVELVFSQASTLNDYQFWQSFVSPDIIFNATSSGIVEILKTCFLFFPDLVWTHIPNEGYVVQIAIKNRQEKVFNLLREMPIICNLLVLALDESNNTTSHLAARVASQAESIACAAFQMKRELHWFKEVEKLDHPLHKDVKNNDGKTAWQVFKEEHKTLLEEGKNWMKDTSNSCMLVATLIATITFAAAITVPGGNNQDKGIPIFLSDKTFMLFIVSDALALFSSMVSLLMFLSIIHGRYAKEDFVVALPKRLILGMAALFFAVGTTMIAFGAALSMLLEKRLVWAPIPIALLACVPVTLFAKLQFPNLFTKIIDMMIDGSK